From one Danio rerio strain Tuebingen ecotype United States chromosome 19, GRCz12tu, whole genome shotgun sequence genomic stretch:
- the nfe2l3 gene encoding nuclear factor erythroid 2-related factor 3: MHHMKKYFTEGLIQFTILLSLIGVRVDVDTYLSGYFSPLIETDGGPSSAFIQTPFHHYRDTAAGHHVHPKCPELDYFFTSRRLLNEVRALGSPARFPTRVSAWLVHLVPDEGSDGDELPEDPDNQEVNTENHQEENDHRAGEGFGLSLSQDCTVSRPCCASGELSKEETLMNQENEEEDVKDEKKQEQTNPSSLTQSSALEHEDLVVSGSLPPPLSGLELPPRLQDFLSDFDDFDSIVPQHMSDLEADLSNPISYDVSLQDAMVTRGDSANCRSASSRAQLFRLESTNSSHSDPPHSSAGILSSSLFCLSGNSSRNETSSSQLGGYLDEAVFEHINMLDLCNLGQINPQMLDDMQGDMDTQWMEDSDSGLSLESSSRSVASPSSSSDSFGEDESGATGCSSEVESFSSKGGACAASYYDWSPVDLHENIWHDHTYSATQAHNSTSSNWFTAIKQEVMSEDEAEPEEMSRDEHRVQALGLPFSAFQIVNMPVENFLELLDRQNLSGSDVTLLRDVRRRGKNKLAAQNCRKRKLDAIVGLQGEVEGLMVQRDALLRQRDHTAKALSATAERFEALSRTMFSHIRDEYGHPLNPEHYTLHCSANGRVMVQPRTNTTSRTMKGSKTVKRKKDKKP; the protein is encoded by the exons atgCATCATATGAAGAAATATTTCACCGAGGGACTCATTCAGTTTACGATTCTACTGAGTTTGATAGGAGTTCGCGTGGATGTCGACACCTATTTGAGCGGCTACTTCTCGCCATTGATAGAGACAGATGGGGGACCGAGCTCGGCTTTTATACAGACCCCGTTTCACCACTACCGGGATACCGCAGCGGGCCATCATGTGCACCCAAAATGTCCCGAGCTGGACTATTTTTTCACCAGCCGCAGGCTTCTTAATGAAGTGCGAGCGCTCGGGTCCCCGGCCCGCTTCCCCACGCGTGTCAGCGCATGGCTTGTGCACCTGGTACCTGACGAAGGGTCTGATGGCGATGAGCTACCAGAGGACCCTGATAATCAGGAGGTAAATACCGAAAATCACCAGGAAGAGAACGACCATAGGGCTGGAGAAGGCTTCGGGCTGTCATTATCTCAGGATTGCACCGTTTCGAGGCCTTGCTGTGCATCCGGAGAACTTTCTAAAGAG GAAACTTTAATGAATCAAGAGAATGAGGAGGAGGATGTCAAAGATGAGAAAAAGCAGGAACAAACCAATCCTTCTTCGCTGACTCAGAGCTCAGCTCTAGAGCATgag gaTTTAGTGGTTAGTGGGTCCCTTCCTCCACCTCTTTCTGGTCTCGAGCTTCCTCCACGGTTGCAGGACTTTCTCTCTGACTTTGAT GATTTTGACTCCATAGTCCCCCAACACATGTCAGACTTAGAAGCTGACCTTTCTAATCCCATCAGCTATGATGTAAGTCTTCAAGATGCCATGGTAACCAGGGGAGATTCGGCTAATTGCAGGTCAGCATCTTCCAGAGCACAACTCTTCCGTTTGGAATCCACAAACTCTTCTCACTCAGACCCGCCTCACAGCTCAGCAGGGATTCTTTCTTCATCACTCTTCTGTTTGTCTGGGAACAGCTCTCGTAATGAAACCTCCTCGTCTCAGTTGGGAGGCTATCTAGATGAGGCTGTTTTTGAGCACATTAATATGTTGGATCTATGCAATCTTGGACAGATCAACCCTCAGATGCTGGATGACATGCAAGGCGACATGGACACTCAATGGATGGAGGATTCAGACTCTGGTCTGTCGTTGGAGAGCAGTTCTAGGAGTGTCGCATCGCCATCTTCATCATCTGACTCATTTGGTGAGGATGAGAGCGGAGCTACAGGCTGTAGCAGTGAAGTAGAGTCTTTCTCTTCAAAAGGTGGAGCTTGTGCAGCTTCTTACTATGATTGGTCACCTGTAGACCTTCATGAAAACATCTGGCACGATCACACCTATTCAGCCACACAGGCACATAATTCTACATCATCTAATTGGTTCACCGCTATCAAACAGGAAGTGATGAGCGAAGATGAGGCTGAACCTGAAGAGATGAGTCGTGATGAACATCGGGTGCAGGCATTGGGTCTTCCGTTTTCAGCCTTTCAGATTGTGAACATGCCTGTGGAAAACTTCCTGGAGCTTCTGGACAGGCAGAATCTGTCCGGTTCAGACGTTACACTTTTGCGCGATGTGCGCAGAAGAGGTAAAAACAAGCTTGCGGCACAGAATTGTCGCAAGAGGAAGCTGGATGCAATTGTTGGCCTGCAAGGTGAGGTTGAGGGCCTGATGGTGCAGCGGGATGCTCTCCTGCGTCAGAGGGACCACACAGCCAAGGCACTTTCTGCTACTGCAGAACGATTTGAAGCACTCTCGCGGACTATGTTTAGCCACATCCGGGATGAATATGGACATCCGCTTAACCCTGAGCACTACACACTGCACTGTAGTGCCAACGGCAGGGTGATGGTTCAGCCGCGCACAAACACAACATCAAGGACAATGAAAGGTAGCAAGACTGTAAAGAGAAAAAAGGACAAGAAACCCTAA